One stretch of Streptomyces sp. R21 DNA includes these proteins:
- a CDS encoding ATP/GTP-binding protein: MSKQPSVARPQVAPPRGYFGPGGGQVGHVDPPALWRATTVQACGLWPFAAGSGAPMTGVPLGQHLHTGATVCGDPISWFTRARYISNPSLFMLGMPGLGKSTLVNRMLIGMCATGITPLVLGDLKPDYADTVRALGGQVISIGRGVGGINVLDPGAMGEAAARIGGDRGRILSAEAHGRVLNMVAALITIVRGRPMDDHEQSVLSACLHHLAERTKPGRAPLLPDLLKVLDEGPDRVRAVTLDRGNQARYQEAVDPLHRSLLGVLDGPLGDTFASETSTRINPAAPAVCIDISRIGEADTQLTAAAMLAAWSDGLGTVAAAHALADAGLAPQRWFFTVLDELWRPLRAASGIVERIDALTRLNRSLGLGDAKITHTLKDAEALGSEADRAKARGFVERAGMVVCAGLPRSEMKDLGEIVGMSEREMDLVSSWSSPPGWASTGGNEEPPGRGRFLIKVGGRPGIPIKVSITDTERALHNTNTRWSEAGKTLLEKG, encoded by the coding sequence GTGAGCAAGCAGCCGTCTGTCGCACGTCCTCAAGTGGCGCCCCCGCGTGGCTATTTCGGCCCCGGCGGCGGCCAGGTCGGGCACGTCGACCCGCCCGCGCTGTGGCGCGCGACCACCGTGCAGGCCTGCGGGCTGTGGCCGTTCGCGGCCGGTTCGGGTGCGCCGATGACCGGCGTTCCGCTCGGGCAGCATCTGCACACCGGTGCGACCGTGTGCGGTGACCCCATCTCCTGGTTCACCCGGGCCCGTTACATCTCCAATCCGTCCCTGTTCATGCTCGGCATGCCGGGCCTCGGCAAGTCGACGCTCGTCAACCGGATGCTGATCGGCATGTGCGCAACGGGCATCACCCCGTTGGTGCTCGGCGACCTGAAGCCCGACTACGCCGACACCGTGCGGGCGTTGGGCGGCCAGGTGATCTCCATCGGGCGCGGCGTCGGCGGCATCAACGTCCTCGACCCGGGCGCGATGGGCGAGGCGGCGGCACGGATCGGCGGCGACCGAGGACGCATCCTGTCCGCCGAGGCGCACGGCCGTGTCCTCAACATGGTCGCCGCGCTGATCACCATCGTGCGTGGCCGGCCGATGGACGACCACGAGCAGTCGGTCCTCTCCGCCTGTCTGCACCACCTCGCGGAGCGTACGAAGCCGGGGCGCGCCCCGCTGCTGCCGGATCTGCTGAAGGTGCTGGACGAAGGCCCGGACCGGGTCCGTGCGGTGACCCTGGACCGCGGCAACCAGGCCCGCTACCAGGAGGCCGTCGACCCCCTGCACCGCTCCCTGCTCGGCGTCCTCGACGGACCGCTCGGCGACACCTTCGCCTCCGAGACGTCCACCCGGATCAACCCCGCCGCGCCCGCCGTATGCATCGACATCTCCCGCATCGGCGAGGCCGACACCCAGCTCACCGCCGCCGCGATGCTCGCCGCCTGGTCCGACGGGCTCGGCACGGTGGCCGCCGCGCACGCTCTCGCGGATGCCGGGCTCGCCCCGCAGCGCTGGTTCTTCACCGTCCTCGACGAGCTGTGGCGTCCGCTGCGGGCCGCCTCCGGCATCGTCGAGCGCATCGACGCGCTGACCCGGCTCAACCGGTCGCTGGGTCTCGGCGACGCGAAGATCACCCACACCCTCAAGGACGCGGAGGCGCTCGGCAGCGAGGCCGACCGGGCGAAGGCGCGCGGCTTCGTGGAGCGGGCCGGGATGGTCGTCTGCGCCGGGCTTCCCCGCTCGGAGATGAAGGACCTCGGCGAGATCGTCGGTATGTCCGAGCGCGAGATGGACCTCGTCTCGTCGTGGTCGTCGCCGCCGGGGTGGGCCTCCACCGGGGGGAACGAGGAGCCGCCCGGGCGCGGGCGCTTCCTGATCAAGGTGGGCGGTCGGCCCGGGATCCCGATCAAGGTGTCGATCACGGACACCGAGCGGGCGCTGCACAACACGAACACGCGGTGGTCGGAGGCGGGGAAGACGTTGCTGGAGAAGGGGTAG
- a CDS encoding DUF6668 family protein gives MQATQGTQHGAGGPEIRHETGPEIWIRGPVTGGGQDPQPDDPGQPLVTAREFAWVATHGGAGASTLAAVFGGHDAGRSWPRPDQGEPGSVLLVGRTHAAGLEAVSHTLDIFRRGDAPPGLDLDAIVLVADAPGRLPRQLAQRIKVIASVIDVYRVPWVPAWRTGDLAAEPPRELAQLARLTGGPALSAGKRSTR, from the coding sequence ATGCAGGCGACGCAGGGAACGCAACACGGCGCGGGCGGGCCTGAGATCAGGCACGAGACCGGGCCCGAGATATGGATACGCGGGCCGGTGACCGGTGGCGGGCAGGATCCGCAGCCGGACGACCCCGGCCAACCCCTGGTGACGGCACGGGAGTTCGCCTGGGTCGCCACCCACGGCGGCGCCGGCGCCTCGACGCTCGCCGCCGTCTTCGGCGGTCATGACGCGGGCCGCAGCTGGCCCCGGCCCGACCAGGGCGAGCCCGGTTCGGTCCTGCTGGTCGGGCGGACGCACGCCGCGGGGCTGGAGGCCGTGTCACACACCCTGGACATCTTCCGGCGCGGCGACGCGCCGCCGGGACTCGACCTCGACGCCATCGTGCTGGTCGCGGACGCGCCCGGGCGGCTGCCCCGCCAACTCGCCCAGCGCATCAAGGTGATCGCCTCGGTGATCGACGTCTACCGCGTGCCGTGGGTGCCCGCATGGCGCACCGGCGACCTCGCCGCCGAACCACCGCGCGAGCTCGCGCAGTTGGCCCGACTGACCGGAGGCCCGGCTCTCTCGGCCGGGAAGAGGAGTACCCGATGA
- a CDS encoding SCO6880 family protein: protein MSTDAMTRPTYGNWRRPRRPGLGPLGLLGTVVAFGGLLVALLASLVSITLAIFVLVPTGLFLAPLALRTVDGRNVYQVLAVRIGWMKRKANGSHTYISGPLSKRPGGRYQPPGLLARTKMYEGRDAYNRSFGVLHHPGRGLYTVVLACEPDGGSLVDPQQVDIWVASWGDWLARLSHEPGLRGAQVVVETAPDTGTRLAAEVLPRISPTAPAAARAVMQEVVDRYPSASSEMHTYIALTYGPAGGPKRSVEDIITDLSMRLPGLLSGLVAAGGGSAYPLGADRLAEIVRVAYDPAIAPDVLSARAENAVTGLEWADAGPAAAVETVTSYRHDSGVSRTWMLTLAPRGTVRSSVLRGLLEPAPGTRRKRVSLVYRPIDPATSARIVESDRRSAHFMAGSRRGLVQARASSEMQAAEQTAAEEAAGAGLVEFSMMVTVTVDDEAQLSDAGITVRNLQASSRILMRPADRMQASAFTCTLPVGLLPWEHTLVPYQIRESL from the coding sequence ATGTCCACCGACGCCATGACGCGTCCCACGTACGGGAACTGGCGCAGGCCCCGCCGTCCCGGACTCGGCCCCCTGGGTCTGCTCGGCACCGTCGTCGCCTTCGGCGGACTCCTGGTGGCACTGCTGGCCTCGCTGGTCTCGATCACGCTCGCGATCTTCGTCCTGGTGCCGACCGGGCTCTTCCTCGCCCCGCTGGCACTGCGCACCGTCGACGGCCGCAACGTCTACCAGGTCCTCGCGGTCCGCATCGGCTGGATGAAGCGGAAGGCGAACGGCTCGCACACCTACATCTCCGGGCCGCTGTCCAAGCGCCCCGGCGGCCGCTACCAGCCGCCCGGGCTGCTCGCGCGCACGAAGATGTACGAGGGCCGGGACGCCTACAACCGCTCCTTCGGCGTGCTGCACCACCCGGGCCGCGGCCTGTACACCGTGGTCCTGGCCTGCGAGCCGGACGGCGGTTCGCTGGTCGACCCGCAGCAGGTCGACATCTGGGTGGCGTCCTGGGGCGACTGGCTGGCGCGGCTCTCGCACGAGCCGGGGCTGCGCGGTGCGCAGGTCGTCGTCGAGACCGCCCCCGACACCGGAACGCGGCTGGCGGCCGAGGTACTGCCGCGGATCTCGCCCACCGCTCCGGCCGCGGCCCGCGCGGTGATGCAGGAGGTCGTCGACCGCTACCCGTCGGCGTCCTCGGAGATGCACACGTACATCGCCCTGACGTACGGCCCGGCCGGCGGCCCCAAGCGGAGCGTCGAGGACATCATCACCGACCTGTCGATGCGACTGCCGGGCCTGCTGTCGGGCCTGGTCGCGGCGGGCGGCGGCTCCGCCTACCCGCTCGGCGCGGACCGGCTCGCCGAGATCGTGCGGGTCGCCTACGACCCGGCGATCGCCCCGGACGTCCTGAGCGCCCGCGCCGAGAACGCGGTCACCGGCCTGGAGTGGGCCGACGCGGGCCCGGCGGCCGCGGTCGAGACCGTGACGTCGTACCGCCACGACTCGGGTGTCTCGCGCACCTGGATGCTGACGCTCGCACCGCGCGGCACCGTCCGGTCCAGCGTGCTGCGCGGCCTCCTCGAGCCCGCGCCCGGCACCCGGCGCAAGCGGGTCTCGCTCGTCTACCGGCCGATCGACCCGGCGACCTCCGCGCGCATCGTGGAGTCCGACCGGCGCTCCGCGCACTTCATGGCGGGCTCGCGGCGCGGTCTCGTCCAGGCGCGGGCCAGTTCGGAGATGCAGGCCGCCGAGCAGACGGCGGCCGAGGAGGCGGCGGGCGCGGGGCTCGTGGAGTTCTCGATGATGGTGACGGTCACCGTCGACGACGAGGCGCAGCTGTCGGACGCCGGCATCACCGTGCGCAACCTCCAGGCGTCCTCCCGCATCCTGATGCGCCCCGCCGACCGGATGCAGGCCTCGGCCTTCACCTGCACGCTGCCCGTCGGCCTGCTGCCGTGGGAGCACACCCTCGTTCCGTACCAGATCAGGGAGTCCCTGTGA
- the rarD gene encoding EamA family transporter RarD, with amino-acid sequence MGASGEQGSRSEQRIGLLNGFAAYGMWGLVPLFWPLLKPAGAVEILAHRMAWSLAVVGVALLVMRRWAWVGPLLRQPRKLGLITIAATVITVNWGVYIWSVNTGHVVEASLGYFINPLVTIAMGVLLLKERLRPVQWTAVGVGFAAVVVLAVGAGRPPWISLCLAFSFATYGLVKKKVNLGGIESLAAETAIQFLPALAYLLWLGSRGEATFGAQGGGHAALLAATGVVTALPLVCFGAAAIRVPLSTLGLLQYLAPVFQFLLGVLYFHEAMPPERWAGFALVWLALSLLTWDALRTARRAARTLRAETAAPGTALAGGTAVGAARSAPESLVAGADPVDAKP; translated from the coding sequence ATGGGTGCCAGTGGTGAGCAGGGCTCCAGGAGCGAGCAGCGCATCGGGCTGCTGAACGGTTTCGCCGCCTACGGCATGTGGGGGCTCGTCCCCCTCTTCTGGCCGCTGCTCAAGCCCGCCGGAGCCGTCGAGATCCTCGCGCACCGCATGGCGTGGTCCCTTGCCGTCGTCGGCGTCGCGCTGCTGGTGATGCGGCGCTGGGCCTGGGTCGGACCGCTGCTGCGGCAGCCGCGCAAGCTCGGGCTGATCACCATTGCGGCGACCGTGATCACCGTCAACTGGGGCGTCTACATCTGGTCCGTGAACACCGGACATGTGGTGGAGGCGTCGCTCGGCTACTTCATCAATCCGCTGGTCACCATAGCCATGGGCGTCCTGCTGCTGAAGGAACGGCTGCGGCCCGTGCAGTGGACGGCCGTCGGGGTCGGCTTCGCCGCGGTCGTCGTGCTCGCCGTCGGGGCCGGGCGGCCTCCATGGATCTCCCTCTGCCTCGCCTTCTCCTTCGCCACGTACGGACTGGTGAAGAAGAAGGTCAACCTCGGCGGCATCGAGTCGCTCGCCGCGGAGACCGCGATCCAGTTCCTGCCCGCGCTGGCCTATCTGCTGTGGCTGGGGTCGAGGGGCGAGGCGACCTTCGGCGCGCAGGGCGGCGGCCATGCCGCGCTGCTCGCGGCGACCGGTGTGGTGACCGCGCTCCCCCTCGTCTGCTTCGGCGCGGCCGCGATCCGGGTCCCCCTCTCCACCCTCGGGCTGCTCCAGTACCTGGCGCCCGTCTTCCAGTTCCTGCTCGGCGTCCTCTACTTCCACGAGGCCATGCCCCCCGAGCGCTGGGCCGGCTTCGCGCTGGTCTGGCTCGCGCTGTCGCTGCTGACCTGGGACGCCCTGCGCACCGCTCGCCGGGCGGCACGCACGCTCAGGGCGGAAACGGCCGCCCCCGGCACCGCCCTCGCCGGCGGCACGGCGGTCGGCGCGGCCCGGAGCGCGCCCGAGAGCCTGGTGGCCGGGGCCGACCCGGTGGACGCCAAGCCGTAG
- a CDS encoding VOC family protein, giving the protein MTHTPLHWKLVIDTADPHAQADFWAAALGYQAEDNSPLIERLLGLGAVPAELTVASHGRKAWRDLAAVRHPDDPYEEESGTGLGRRLLFQRVPEAKSVKNRLHLDLHVGAERRAAEVERLEGLGASVLRHVKEPGGEWVTMTDPEGNEFDVQ; this is encoded by the coding sequence ATGACGCACACTCCCCTGCACTGGAAGCTCGTCATCGACACGGCCGACCCGCACGCGCAGGCCGACTTCTGGGCCGCCGCCCTCGGGTATCAGGCCGAGGACAACAGCCCTCTCATCGAACGCCTGCTGGGCCTCGGCGCCGTACCGGCCGAGCTGACCGTCGCGTCGCACGGTCGCAAGGCCTGGCGGGACCTGGCCGCCGTACGGCATCCGGACGATCCCTACGAGGAGGAGAGCGGGACCGGGCTCGGGCGCCGGCTGCTCTTCCAGCGGGTGCCCGAGGCGAAGTCCGTGAAGAACCGGCTCCATCTCGACCTGCACGTCGGCGCCGAGCGGCGGGCGGCAGAGGTCGAGCGGCTGGAGGGACTCGGCGCGAGCGTGCTGCGGCACGTGAAGGAGCCCGGGGGCGAGTGGGTCACGATGACCGACCCCGAGGGGAACGAGTTCGACGTGCAGTGA
- a CDS encoding DUF4913 domain-containing protein translates to MTTTEPQPEESAAPPFILYLDGEEYIDEMGRLALWVSDLLLPVYGREVTSQQPWCPRWWEHLEAVARLHALWLAWQELTDPAAGATGPSVWHRDHLAPVLGELRSPTGPFAGCKEGSHRVKAVPKAEPYVAPGAGGGQKEPDPYETSLW, encoded by the coding sequence ATGACGACCACCGAACCCCAGCCGGAGGAGTCCGCCGCCCCGCCGTTCATCCTCTACCTGGACGGCGAGGAGTACATCGACGAGATGGGCCGCCTCGCCCTCTGGGTGTCCGACCTCCTCCTGCCCGTCTACGGCCGCGAGGTCACCTCCCAGCAGCCCTGGTGCCCGCGCTGGTGGGAGCACCTGGAGGCGGTCGCCCGCCTGCACGCCCTCTGGCTCGCCTGGCAGGAACTCACCGACCCGGCGGCCGGCGCCACGGGACCCTCCGTCTGGCACCGCGACCACCTCGCCCCCGTACTCGGCGAACTCCGCTCCCCCACCGGCCCGTTCGCGGGCTGCAAGGAGGGCAGCCACCGGGTGAAGGCCGTACCGAAGGCCGAGCCGTACGTCGCCCCGGGGGCGGGCGGCGGCCAGAAGGAACCCGATCCGTACGAGACGAGCCTCTGGTAG
- a CDS encoding peptidoglycan DD-metalloendopeptidase family protein: MSNGGGSTSWVVGGCIAAVLMPVIMMVAVSGGGEGAAADGQGSAVGGGLKEGEVPAQYVPWVLKAGGMCDVIKPAVIAAQIEAESGWNPNAVSPGVGAQGLSQFMPGTWVTWGKDDDGNGRASPFDPGDAIMAQGRYDCALAEQVQGYKDRGEASGETLDLALAAYNAGPGAVHQYHGMPPYQETQGYVARIKSLISKYESVDDAPGKIPAGQQMAMPIPGNPPITSPYGMRMHPILHVYKLHTGTDFGAAAGTPFKAARDGTVTFAGWSTGYGNRVIIDHGTIDGDHIETTYNHMSALNVSVGQKVKVGQQVGAVGSTGYSTGPHAHFEVMQNGKYVDPAPWLGLK, from the coding sequence ATGTCCAACGGGGGCGGAAGCACGAGCTGGGTGGTCGGCGGCTGCATCGCCGCCGTGCTCATGCCGGTGATCATGATGGTCGCGGTGAGTGGCGGCGGTGAGGGCGCGGCCGCCGACGGCCAGGGAAGCGCTGTCGGCGGCGGACTCAAGGAGGGCGAGGTGCCGGCGCAGTACGTGCCCTGGGTCCTGAAGGCGGGCGGCATGTGCGACGTCATCAAGCCGGCCGTCATCGCGGCGCAGATCGAGGCGGAGTCGGGCTGGAACCCGAACGCCGTGTCACCGGGGGTCGGCGCCCAGGGCCTGTCGCAGTTCATGCCCGGTACCTGGGTGACCTGGGGCAAGGACGACGACGGCAACGGCCGGGCATCGCCGTTCGACCCGGGTGACGCGATCATGGCGCAGGGCCGCTACGACTGCGCCCTCGCCGAGCAGGTCCAGGGTTACAAGGACCGCGGTGAGGCGTCGGGCGAGACCCTCGACCTGGCGCTCGCGGCGTACAACGCGGGTCCGGGCGCGGTGCATCAGTACCACGGCATGCCGCCGTACCAGGAGACTCAGGGCTACGTCGCCCGTATCAAGTCACTGATATCCAAGTACGAGTCGGTGGACGACGCACCGGGCAAGATTCCGGCGGGGCAGCAGATGGCGATGCCGATCCCCGGCAACCCGCCCATCACCTCCCCGTACGGCATGCGCATGCACCCGATCCTGCACGTCTACAAGCTGCACACGGGTACCGACTTCGGCGCCGCGGCCGGTACGCCGTTCAAGGCGGCCCGTGACGGTACGGTCACCTTCGCGGGCTGGTCCACCGGTTACGGAAACCGCGTGATCATCGACCACGGCACCATCGACGGCGACCACATCGAGACGACGTACAACCACATGTCCGCCCTCAACGTCAGTGTGGGACAGAAGGTCAAGGTCGGGCAGCAGGTCGGCGCGGTCGGCTCGACCGGCTACTCGACCGGACCGCACGCGCACTTCGAGGTCATGCAGAACGGCAAGTACGTGGATCCGGCACCCTGGCTGGGGCTGAAATGA
- a CDS encoding ABATE domain-containing protein, translated as MSERAMESPGLTLVSYDGKPYRFDPGALCMELLTTGGPGVFARHESLHEPADLVRWTDRSRLPPGLEPAVTRSELESARTLRNALFLMAADRAHDRPLSARHLTVVNTAAAEPPLVARIAPDGSRTWAPSATGTQLLSTIARDAVDLFTGPHAARIRECAAHDCYLLFVDTSRPGRRRWCAMEHCGNRHKVRAHRARRGPAEA; from the coding sequence ATGAGCGAGCGCGCAATGGAATCGCCGGGCCTGACCCTCGTGTCGTACGACGGAAAGCCCTACCGCTTCGATCCGGGTGCGCTCTGTATGGAACTGCTGACGACGGGCGGACCGGGCGTCTTCGCCCGCCACGAGAGCCTGCACGAGCCCGCCGACCTGGTCCGCTGGACGGACCGCAGCCGGCTGCCGCCGGGACTCGAACCGGCCGTGACGCGGTCCGAACTGGAGTCGGCCCGCACCCTGCGCAACGCCCTGTTCCTGATGGCCGCGGACCGAGCCCACGACCGTCCGCTCTCCGCCCGCCACCTGACCGTCGTCAACACGGCCGCTGCCGAGCCCCCGCTCGTCGCCCGCATCGCACCCGACGGCAGCCGCACCTGGGCCCCGTCGGCAACCGGCACCCAGCTGCTCTCCACGATCGCCCGCGACGCCGTCGACCTCTTCACGGGCCCGCACGCGGCCCGCATCCGCGAATGCGCCGCCCACGACTGCTACCTGCTCTTCGTCGACACCTCCCGCCCCGGGCGGCGCCGCTGGTGCGCGATGGAACACTGCGGCAACCGCCACAAGGTGCGGGCACACCGGGCTCGCCGTGGCCCTGCGGAGGCTTGA
- a CDS encoding TraM recognition domain-containing protein — protein MTTRKPQRATGEDFLPWIVPGAAFLIGTLFFAAWLGGTLGAAMSGAGWDPPPFGLSTLSTLVKEGPAEVWPKAGTTAIAAGMATVFGAVVAAVVVLIMLVRHRVARPSGLAGRKELAGLLPKGAAERARQLRPSLAKLGKIEADDTGNLLGNLEPNGPELRSSYEDVELDLMAPRAGKSTGIAVPRVLRARGSVLLTSNKADVYSVTRAERERVGRVWTFDPQGIAHTPRALWWDMLADAATIEGARRLAGHFVGAVNDDASKRDFWISAAQNTLTALFHAANRGKRQVGEVLAWLADPADRTPVDLLRDAGMTALADQLQGTVQGAVETRDGIYETARQCVACLLDPGIAAWISPDPDLPQFLPSQHVLSRDTLYLLSKDGGGSAAGVIAAAADSVLRSGVVAAERMGGRLDPPMTAVLDEAANVCRISDLPDLYSHFGSRGINIVTLLQSYRQGTRVWGEAGMDALWGAATIKLLGAGLDDADFVDKVSRLVGEHDVSTVSYTKSKDGRSRSTSYRLERILPADRIRALPKGTALLLATGIKPALVKLRPWYAERGAERIATAAQAEVKAITARAAEGIIR, from the coding sequence ATGACCACCCGCAAGCCACAGCGCGCCACCGGCGAGGACTTCCTCCCCTGGATCGTCCCCGGTGCCGCCTTCCTCATAGGCACCCTCTTCTTCGCCGCCTGGCTGGGCGGCACGCTCGGCGCGGCCATGAGCGGGGCGGGCTGGGATCCGCCGCCGTTCGGGCTGTCCACGCTGTCCACCCTCGTGAAGGAGGGCCCGGCCGAGGTATGGCCGAAGGCGGGGACGACAGCGATCGCGGCCGGGATGGCCACCGTGTTCGGCGCCGTCGTGGCCGCCGTGGTCGTGCTGATCATGCTCGTACGCCACCGGGTCGCGAGGCCCAGCGGTCTGGCCGGCCGCAAGGAGCTGGCCGGTCTGCTCCCCAAGGGCGCGGCGGAGCGGGCCCGCCAACTCCGGCCGTCCCTGGCCAAGTTGGGCAAGATCGAAGCCGACGACACCGGCAACCTCCTCGGCAACCTGGAGCCGAACGGCCCGGAGCTGCGCTCCAGCTACGAGGACGTGGAGCTGGACCTGATGGCGCCGCGCGCCGGCAAGTCCACCGGCATCGCGGTGCCGCGCGTCCTGCGCGCCCGCGGCAGCGTGCTGCTGACGTCCAACAAGGCGGACGTGTACAGCGTGACGCGTGCCGAGCGCGAACGCGTGGGCCGGGTCTGGACGTTCGACCCGCAGGGCATCGCGCACACGCCGCGCGCCCTGTGGTGGGACATGCTCGCGGACGCGGCCACCATCGAGGGCGCCCGCCGCCTGGCGGGGCACTTCGTCGGAGCGGTGAACGACGACGCGTCGAAGCGGGACTTCTGGATCTCTGCGGCGCAGAACACGCTCACCGCGCTGTTCCACGCCGCGAACCGCGGCAAGCGGCAGGTCGGCGAGGTGCTGGCCTGGCTGGCGGACCCCGCCGACCGTACGCCGGTCGACCTGCTGCGGGACGCCGGGATGACGGCGCTCGCCGACCAGCTCCAGGGCACCGTGCAGGGCGCGGTGGAGACCCGCGACGGCATCTACGAGACCGCCCGCCAGTGCGTGGCGTGTCTGCTCGACCCGGGCATCGCGGCCTGGATCAGCCCCGACCCGGACCTCCCGCAGTTCCTGCCGTCCCAGCACGTGCTGTCCCGGGACACGCTGTACCTGCTCTCCAAGGACGGCGGCGGCTCCGCTGCGGGCGTCATCGCTGCGGCAGCGGATTCCGTGCTGCGGTCGGGAGTTGTCGCCGCGGAGCGGATGGGCGGGCGGCTCGACCCGCCGATGACGGCGGTGCTGGACGAGGCGGCGAACGTCTGCCGGATCTCCGATCTGCCCGACCTGTACTCGCACTTCGGCTCGCGCGGCATCAACATCGTGACCCTGCTGCAGAGTTACCGGCAGGGCACCCGGGTGTGGGGAGAGGCGGGCATGGACGCGCTGTGGGGCGCGGCCACCATCAAGCTGCTCGGCGCCGGCCTGGACGACGCCGACTTCGTGGACAAGGTCTCGCGGCTCGTCGGCGAGCACGACGTGTCGACGGTGAGCTACACCAAGAGCAAGGACGGGCGCTCGCGTTCGACGTCGTACCGCCTCGAGCGCATCCTGCCCGCCGACCGCATCCGCGCCCTGCCCAAGGGCACCGCCCTCCTCCTGGCCACCGGCATCAAGCCCGCGCTGGTGAAGCTCCGCCCGTGGTACGCCGAGCGCGGCGCCGAGCGCATCGCGACCGCGGCCCAGGCCGAGGTCAAGGCCATCACCGCACGCGCCGCCGAAGGGATCATCCGATGA